In a genomic window of Cytobacillus sp. FSL H8-0458:
- a CDS encoding thioesterase II family protein — MILFCLPYAGGSEAIYHKWEHHLNESINLCPITLKGRGRRFNEPFYSSLEEAIEDIFEHIKAKLEVSEYAIFGHSMGSLLAYELYYKINELGFKLPNHIFFSGYRTPGTKKNESIHSLPNNEFKRKIVELGGTPEELVNNDDLFDLFIPLLRSDFKMVETYKYKERKNKISCDISVLNGLSDTIPLENLRYWKSYTDKSCQFYNFDGNHFFINSNTVEITSLIKHTLEAGKKIKIF; from the coding sequence ATGATTTTATTTTGTCTACCTTATGCAGGAGGATCGGAAGCTATTTACCATAAGTGGGAGCATCATCTAAACGAATCTATTAATCTATGTCCAATAACCTTAAAGGGGAGAGGAAGGAGATTCAACGAGCCATTTTATAGCAGCCTGGAAGAAGCCATTGAAGATATATTCGAACATATTAAAGCTAAATTGGAAGTAAGTGAATATGCGATTTTTGGACACAGTATGGGCAGCTTATTGGCGTATGAACTTTATTACAAAATTAATGAATTAGGGTTTAAACTGCCAAATCATATTTTCTTTTCGGGTTACAGGACGCCTGGCACCAAGAAAAATGAAAGTATACACAGCTTACCTAATAATGAATTTAAAAGGAAAATAGTTGAATTAGGAGGTACACCAGAAGAACTGGTAAATAATGATGATTTGTTTGATCTATTTATTCCGTTATTAAGAAGTGATTTTAAAATGGTTGAAACTTATAAATACAAGGAACGAAAGAATAAAATATCATGCGATATATCTGTTCTAAATGGATTAAGCGATACCATTCCCCTGGAAAATCTCAGGTATTGGAAAAGTTATACTGATAAATCATGCCAATTTTATAATTTTGATGGTAATCACTTTTTTATTAATAGCAATACAGTTGAAATCACTTCTTTAATAAAACATACATTGGAAGCAGGAAAAAAAATTAAAATATTTTGA